The genome window GCGGCCGCCGGAGCGGCCGCGGCCATGACCGTCGTCGCCGATCAGCGGACTAACGCCGTCCCGGACCCGCCGCCGCGGCCTGTTCCATCGCCGGAGTGTACCGGCCCTCGCGGGCGGCTGAAACCAGCCGCGCCCGGCGCAGAAACGCCTGCTGCGCGGCTTGGACCGCGGCCGGCGAGCCCCGCCAGGCGTCCATCGCCGGCTGTTGCAGTGCGCGGGCGAACGAGAAGCTCAATGCCCACGGCCTCGGCCCCGGCAGCATGTTCATCGCGTTCAGATGCTGCGTCGCGTGCTCCGGCGTCTGTCCGCCGGAGAGAAACATCACGCCGGGCACCGCCGCGGGCACGGTACGGCGCAGACAGCGTACGGTCGCCTCCGCGACTTCCTCGACGCCGGCCTGCCGGGGGCACTTCGCGCCCGCGACGACCATGTTGGGCTTCAGCAGCAGCGCTTCCAGCACGAGCCGCTGGTCGCGCAGCGACCGGAACAGCGTGTCGAGCGCGGCCTGGGTCGCATCGAAGCACTGCTCGATCGTGTGCGAACCGTCCATCAGCACCTCCGGCTCAACGATCGGGACGAGGTCGGCCTCCTGGCACAACGCCGCGTAGCGGCCGAGCGCGTGCGCGTTCGCCTCGAGGCAGTAGCGGCTCGGGCGGCCCTCCCCGATCTGAATCACGGCACGCCACTTGGCAAACCGCGCCCCCAGGCTGCGGTACTCCGCGAGCCGCTCGCGCAGACCGTCGAGGCCCTCCGTGACCATCTCATCCGGCGCGCCGGCGAGCGGCTTGGCCCCCGCGTCGACCTTGATGCCGGGCACGATGCCGAGGCGGACGAGCAGCTGCGGAAACGGCGTTTCGTCGTCGGCCTTCTGGCGGATCGTCTCGTCGTAGAGGATCACGCCGCTCAGAATTTCGGCGACGCCCGGCGTCATGAACAGCAGCTGCCGGTACTGCCGGTGATTCTCCGCCGTATTCTCCACCCCGATCGCGGCGAAGCGCTTGCCGATCGTGCCGTGGCTCTCGTCCGCGGCCAGGATACCCTTGCCGCGCGCGGTGAGCGCCCGCGTCGTCTCGATCATCGCCTCCAGGTTCATCTGCCACCACCGCCTCCTGCCGTCGTGCCCGCGGCCGGCCTCCCGGTCCGCCGCGGGTGCTTGCATCGTGCCTACCCGACCATCGGCCCCACGCGCGCCGCGGCCTGCGGCAGCGCATCCGCCACCGGGCGGAACCGTTTCACGAACTCCCCGTCGGCGAGACGGCCCGCGGTCGCAAGCGCCCGCACCCGCGCCGGATCGGCGAAATCTTCGGGCCGCAGGCGGATCATGTACGAGAGATACACCGCGTACATCTCGGACTCGACGTCGACCCGGCGCACCCGGATGCGTCCCGTGGCCGGATCGATGATGTCGGCGAACGGAATCGGCACCAGCCGGTCGCCCTGCACCGTGACCATCGCCCCGCTGCCGCCCTGCAGCAGAAAGCGAATCGCCGAATAGCCGAGCCCGCGGCAGTACTGAATGTCGAATCCGTCGGGCGGCGCGCACCGCAGCTCGTACCCGAGATCGAGCGGCTGAATCTGCACGCGCAGGCCGCGCGCGGCGAGGCTCTCCGTTACCTTGGCTCGCAGCAGGCGTCCCAGGTCGAGCTCCGCGAGGCGGATGTTGCCGTAGCTGTCGCGCTCCACCGGACCGAGCGTCGCCGGGTCCAGATTTTCGAGCAGGCCCTCGGCCAGCAGCGCGACCCCGTGCTCGCGGCCGTCGGCGAGACGCTTGATGATCGAGCCTTCGAGGATGTCGGCGACGCGCCCGAGCGGCAGGTGCGACTTCGACGCCTCTGCCGCGCGGAACTCTTCCGGGATGACCGCGAGCGTGGCGCCGGCCGCGCCCGCGACCCCGAGCGCGAGATGGCCGGCATGCCGGCCCATCACCGTGACGAAGAACCACCGCCCGCCCGTCGCGGCGTCCTGCATCAGGTTGTGCACCAGGTCCTTGCCGACGTTCACCGCGGTCGTAAACCCGAACGTCGGAATGCCCGGCGGCAGCGGTAGATCGTTGTCGATCGTCTTCGGCACGTGCACGGTGGCCAGGCGGCCCTGCATCGCCGCAGCGACCCGCGACGCGCCGAACGCGGTGTCGTCGCCGCCGATCGTGACCAGGTACGAGACCTCGAGCCGGCTGAGCGACTCGGTGACGCGCCGGAGATCGTCCGGCGTCTTCGCCGGGTTCACCCGGGACGTGCCGAGGATCGAGCCCCCCTCGAAGTGGATCCGCGAGACGTCGTTGATGTCGAGTTCGCGCGCCTTGCTCACGTCGCCCGCCACGAGCGCCTGGAAGCCGGTCGGCACGCCGATCACGCGCAGCCCGTGATTTCGCGCCTCGATCGTGGCCGCGGCGATGACCGCGTTGATGCCCGGCGACGGTCCGCCGCCGACGACAATGGCCAGTGTCTTCATGACCGCCTCCGCATCGACCCCCCCTGCCAGTCTCGATTCTCCAACACGGCGCGGCGCGGCTCAAGCGCCGCCGGGGTAAGCGTAGTCCCGCGCGGCCGGCAGGCATATCGGGCGGGCGGCGAAAAGGTGATCGGGCGGAGACCCGATCGCATGACGACGCTTGACACTCGAGTGCGCGCGCTGGCGGCGGACGCAGCCCGGAGGGGCGCGCCCGGGCCCGGCCGTGTGCTCGCGTTCAACAACGCGCTGTCGGCGATCACGAACGGCACCTGGTACGTCATCGGTCCGTTCATCCCGCTCTATCTCGGGACGCTCGGCGCGTCCCTCGGGCAGATCGGCCTCGTGGTCGGCCTCGCGGGCATCGTGCCGCTGTTGATCGCGGTTCCGTCCGGGGCCGTCGCCGACGCCTACGGCCCGGCCGTCGTGGCGGTGGGCTCCGTGGTCGCATACGCGGCCGCCGCCGTAGTCCTCGCCGCCGTGCACGGCGTCTGGGCCGTCGCGATCGCCTACACGCTGCTCAGCGGCGCCAACATCGGGTTCGCCCTCTCGGCGCAGGCGGTCGTCGCCTCGGTGAGCGCGCCCCGCGACCGCCTCGCCAACTTCGGCTATTATTCGCTCTGGAGCTCCGGCGGCGCCGTCCTCGGCCCGATCGTCGGCGGCGCGGTGGCCGGCGGGCCCGGCTACGTCGCCGCGTTCGTACTCGCGGGCGTGCTGATGGTCCCCTGCTTGTTCTTGGCGAGGACGCTGCGCGCGGTCCGCGCACCGTCGCGTCAGGTCGTCTCGCTCACGGGCGGCTACCATCTCGTCGGCACGATTCTGCGCTACCCCGGCATCCCGGCCGTGCTGCTGATCTCGTTTCTCGTGGTGGCCGGCCAGCAGCTTCAACAGTCGTTCTTTCCGGTTTACTTGAGCCGTAGCGGGCTGTCGCAGGGACTGATCGGCATCGTCTTCGCGGTGACCAGCCTCAGCTCCATGCTCGTCCGATCGCTCTTGGCGCCGGGCGCCCGGCGGCTCGGCATGACCGGCCTTGTGCTGACCGCGGTGTCCCTCATGGCGTGGTCGCTGGGCATCACGCCGCAGCTGCGGGAGTTCTGGCTCCTGGCCGGTGCCGGCGCCCTCATGGGCGCCGGCACCGGCCTCGGCTATCCCCTGACGATGAACCTCATGACCGCGCCCGTGCCGCCCGAACTGCAGGGCGTCGCGTTCGGCGTCCGTCAGGCGGTGCAGCGCGTGGCCACGGTCGTCAGCCCGATCGCCTTCGGTGCGATCATCGCGGCCTACGGGCTGGGAACCGGCTTCACCGCCGGAGCGATAATGCTCGTAGCGGCCCTGCCGATCATCGCGCGGGTGGCGGGCCCGCTCCTCCGGAGACCGGGGCCGCCCTGATTTGCCACGTCCGCCGCCCGATGGGTATGGTTAATGTGTCGGCGGGACTC of bacterium contains these proteins:
- a CDS encoding class I fructose-bisphosphate aldolase — its product is MNLEAMIETTRALTARGKGILAADESHGTIGKRFAAIGVENTAENHRQYRQLLFMTPGVAEILSGVILYDETIRQKADDETPFPQLLVRLGIVPGIKVDAGAKPLAGAPDEMVTEGLDGLRERLAEYRSLGARFAKWRAVIQIGEGRPSRYCLEANAHALGRYAALCQEADLVPIVEPEVLMDGSHTIEQCFDATQAALDTLFRSLRDQRLVLEALLLKPNMVVAGAKCPRQAGVEEVAEATVRCLRRTVPAAVPGVMFLSGGQTPEHATQHLNAMNMLPGPRPWALSFSFARALQQPAMDAWRGSPAAVQAAQQAFLRRARLVSAAREGRYTPAMEQAAAAGPGRR
- the pfp gene encoding diphosphate--fructose-6-phosphate 1-phosphotransferase, whose translation is MKTLAIVVGGGPSPGINAVIAAATIEARNHGLRVIGVPTGFQALVAGDVSKARELDINDVSRIHFEGGSILGTSRVNPAKTPDDLRRVTESLSRLEVSYLVTIGGDDTAFGASRVAAAMQGRLATVHVPKTIDNDLPLPPGIPTFGFTTAVNVGKDLVHNLMQDAATGGRWFFVTVMGRHAGHLALGVAGAAGATLAVIPEEFRAAEASKSHLPLGRVADILEGSIIKRLADGREHGVALLAEGLLENLDPATLGPVERDSYGNIRLAELDLGRLLRAKVTESLAARGLRVQIQPLDLGYELRCAPPDGFDIQYCRGLGYSAIRFLLQGGSGAMVTVQGDRLVPIPFADIIDPATGRIRVRRVDVESEMYAVYLSYMIRLRPEDFADPARVRALATAGRLADGEFVKRFRPVADALPQAAARVGPMVG
- a CDS encoding MFS transporter, with the protein product MTTLDTRVRALAADAARRGAPGPGRVLAFNNALSAITNGTWYVIGPFIPLYLGTLGASLGQIGLVVGLAGIVPLLIAVPSGAVADAYGPAVVAVGSVVAYAAAAVVLAAVHGVWAVAIAYTLLSGANIGFALSAQAVVASVSAPRDRLANFGYYSLWSSGGAVLGPIVGGAVAGGPGYVAAFVLAGVLMVPCLFLARTLRAVRAPSRQVVSLTGGYHLVGTILRYPGIPAVLLISFLVVAGQQLQQSFFPVYLSRSGLSQGLIGIVFAVTSLSSMLVRSLLAPGARRLGMTGLVLTAVSLMAWSLGITPQLREFWLLAGAGALMGAGTGLGYPLTMNLMTAPVPPELQGVAFGVRQAVQRVATVVSPIAFGAIIAAYGLGTGFTAGAIMLVAALPIIARVAGPLLRRPGPP